AAAATTTAGACAAGCGAACCCCGATTGTAGCACGCCGGGCGGCCGCACGCACACGGGGCGGCGGCGCTGGGGTTGCGGTCGGCCGTTAGTGTTCGCGCAGCCACTCGGCGGCTTCGACCGCGAAGTAGGTGAGCACGCCATCGGCCCCCGCCCGCTTGAACGCGACCAGGCTCTCGAGCACCGCCTTCTGCCGGTCGAGCCAGCCGTTGCCGATCGCGGCGGAGAGCATCGCGTACTCGCCGCTCACCTGGTAAGCGTAGGTCGGCGCGCGGAACTGCTGCTTGACCCGCGACACGATATCCAGGTAGGGCATGCCCGGCTTGACCATCACCATGTCGGCGCCCTCGGCCAGGTCGAGGGCCACTTCGTGCAGCGCTTCGTCGGTATTGGCGGGGTCCATCTGGTAGGTCCGCTTGTCGCCGGTCCCGAGTGCGCCGGCGCTGCCCACGGCGTCGCGGAACGGCCCGTAGAACGCGCTGGCGTACTTGGCCGCGTACGACATGATGAGCACGCGGTCGAAGCCCGCCTCGTCGAGCGCGTGGCGGATGCGGCCGACCCGCCCGTCCATCATGTCGCTCGGCGCGATGACGTCGCACCCCGCCTGGGCCTGGACCACCGCCTGGCGGGTGAGCGCGTCGAGGGTCTCGTCGTTGACCACGTAGCCGTCCTCGACCAGGCCGTCCTGCCCGTGGCTGGAGTACGGGTCAAGCGCCACGTCGGCCACCACGCCCAGCGCGTCGCCCACTTCCTGTTTCACCGCGCGGGTGGCGCGGCAGATCAGGTTCTCGGCGTTGAACGCCTCGCGAGCGTCGTCGGTTTTTTTGTCGGGCGGCGTGGCGGGGAAGATCGCGATCGCCGGGATGCCCAGCCCGGCGGCGCGGGCCGCCGCGGCCGGCAGCAGGTCCACGCTCAGCCGCTCGACGCCGGGCATCGAGGCGATCGGTTCGCGTTGGCCCGACCCCTCGCAGACGAACACGGGCCAGATCAGGTCGGCGGCGCTCAGCCGGTGTTCCCGCACCAGGTCCCGCGACCAGGCGTGGCGCCGCAGACGCCGCAGGCGGGTGTGGGGGAACGGGCCGCGGGAGTCGTAGGAGGGCAGCGACATAATCACCTTGCTTGGCTACTCGGTCGGATCAGCCTTCCATTATCTGCCCGCCCGACGCAAAATCTACTGCTCACCCGACCTGTCCGCCCCCCACCGCATGTCCGACACCCCCAAGCCGCCGCCCAAGATCTCTGTCGGCCCATTCGATTTCACGTCGGTCGGCGTGCGGATCACTGGCAAGCCCTCGCTCGACGCGTGGAAGGGTCCGCTGCAGTTTGCGCTGTGGTGCCAACGGGCCGGGCCGTGGTGGATCGGCGACCTGTTGAACGCCGGCGAGGACGGCTTCGGCGAGACCTTCTCGCAGATGTGCGAGGGCGCGATCTCGCCGGAGATGATCAACCGCTACGCCTCGGTGGCGCGGCGAGTGCCGATCCGCAACCGGCTGGCGTCGCAGTCGTGGAGCGCGCACGCCGCGGTGGCGCGACTGGACGGGCCGCTGCAGCTGCGGTTCCTGAAGCAGGCGGAGAAGGAGGGCTGGTCCAGCGAGGAGCTGCGGGTGAAGGTCCGCGACTACATGCGCCGCCGCGGTGCGGGCTAAGGTGCTGCGCCGTGGAGCGGGGCGGGGTCAGCCGCGCGACGCGACAAAGGCGAGGACCGCCGCGACAACCAGGATGGCCGCGGTGGCCAGCAGCCGGCCGCTGGAGACCTTCTTCTCCTCTGGGGCGGCGTTGGCCTTGAGCCGTTCGGTCAGATTCGGCTCTGGCGGTGCGGGTTCGTCAGCCGCCGCGGCGGGCAGTTGCACGTCGCGTCCCTCGACGATGGCGAGCAGCGCGTCGCGGGCCTGCTCGGCGGTGGGGCGGTCGGCGGCGTCCTTAGCAAGCAGCCGGCCGGTCAGTTCCTCTAGCGCCGGCGGGCAGTTGGGGCACCGCAGCGCGAGGCTTGGCGGCGCGGTGAACAGGTGGTGCTCGAAGATCTCGACCACCGTGTTGCCGCTGAAGGGGCAGTCGTTGGTGGTCATCATGTGCAGCAGGCACCCCACCGCGTACATGTCGACGGCGCCGGTCAGCTCGTCCTCGCCGCGGACCTGTTCGGGGGCCATGTAGCGGCAGGTGCCGACCGTCTGCCCGGCGATGGTCAGGCGGTGGCGCTCGTTGTCGCGGGCGAGGCCGAAGTCGCCCACCTTCACGTGCCCGTCGGCGGTGAGGAACAGGTTGGCCGGCTTGAGGTCGCGGTGCACGACGCCGCGGCTGTGCGCGTGGGCGAGGGCGTCGCACGTCTGGGCGGCGACCTCGCACGCCTCGCGCCACGGGAGCGACCCCCCGTCGGCCAGCACGTCGTCCAGCGTGCCGCTGTCGACCAGCTCCATGGCGAAGTAGATCTGCCCGTCGTGGATGCCGCAGTCGTGGAAGTGGACGATGCCGGGGTGGTCGAGCTTCTGTGCGACAGTCGCCTCGCGGACAAACCGCTGCTGCATCTCCTCCTCGCAGGCCACCGAGTCGACCAGCAGCTTGAGGGCCACGCGCTGGTCGGTTTCGACGTGCCGCGCGTGGTACGCGACGCCCGCCGCGCCCTCGCCGAGCCTGTCTAGCAATTCGTAGTCGCCGATCTGCCGCTGCGTCATGGGGGAGCCTTGCAGCCGGGGTGCTTCCGGGGCGAACGCCCGGGTGGTGCGGCTATTAGAGCGTGGTGTCAAACTTTGTGGAATCGGAGATCATCTCGATCGAGAGCTCGTCGATGGTCTCTTTGCCCGGCGCCGAAGGCTTGGGGCGCGGGTCGCGTTGCTCGCCCTCGCCCCCGGCCCGCAGGATGCCGAGCAGCGCCGCGGCCACCTGCTGCGCGTCCTTGGGCCGGCCGGCCGGGGCCTTCGCGACCAGGCTCGCCACCAGGGCGTCCAGCTCGGGCGGGCAGTCCTGGCTGTGCTCGGCCAGGCGGGGCGGCTCGCCCGAGAGGTGGGCCTCGAACACCTCGGTGTGCGTCGAGCCGTCGAACATCGGCGCGCCGACCACCATCTGGTAGAGGATGGCGCCCAGCGAGTAGAGGTCGACGCTGCCGGTCAGCGGGTCCTCGCAGCGGATCTGCTCGGGCGCCATGTAGCGGCAGGTGCCGATGGCGGCCGCCTCGAGCGTCAGGCGGTGGCGGTTGAGGTCGCGGGCGAGGCCGAAGTCGCCGATCTTGACGCGGCCGTCGTTGGCCAGGAACACGTTGGCAGGCTTCAGGTCGCGGTGGATGATGCCGTGGGAGTGCGCGTGGGCCAGGCCCTCGCTGACCTGCCCCGCCACCTTCACGGCGGTCCGCCAGGGGAACTTGCCGTAATGCTTTAGCGCGGACTTGAGCGAGCCGCACTCGACCAGCTCCATCACGATGAACAGCTCGTCGTCGTCGATCCCGCACTCAACGAACCGCACGATGTTCGGGTGGTCGAGCTTCTGCAGCACGACCGCCTCGCGGACAAAGCGTTTCTGGATCGACGGCTTCTCGGCCTCCTCGGGGTGGAGGACCTTCATGGCGTACTTGTCGCCCGACTCGACGCTGCGGACCAGGTGCACAGCGCCCGCCGCGCCCTGGCCCAGGGTGTGGACGACCTCGTAGCCGCCGATGGTGTGTGCCGCCATGTGCGCCCCTGCGTGAATCGAGTGGGCGGCGCGTCGGCCGCCGGGTCCGTTATACCCGGCGGGAGTCGGCGGCGGCAAATCGGCTGGGCTCAGATGAACACGGGAGTGAACTCAAACCGTCCGCCGTCGAACAGGCCTTTGTCGCTCAGCTTCAGCGCCGGGATGACCAGCAGGGCCATGAACGAGAGCGTCATGTAGGGCGCCCGTAGCGGCGACCCCCACGACTTCACCAGCGCGTCCAGCCGCCCGTAGGCCTCGCCGACCGTCTGGCAGTCGCCGGTGGCCATCAGGCCGGCAACCGGCAGCGGCTGCGACGCCTGCTGGTCGTCCGCCAGGCAGGCGGCGCTCAGCCCGCCGCCGTCCCGCATGACCAGGTTGATGGCCGCGGCGAGGTCGTCGTCGCTGACGCCCACGGCGATCACGTTGTGAGAGTCGTGCGCGACGCTCGAGGCGATCGCGCCCCGCGTGAGCCCAAAGTTCTTCACGAACGCTACCGCCGGGTCGGCCCGGGCGTAGCGGTTCACGACCACCATCTTCAGCACGTCCGAGTCGGCGTCGGAAACCACGGCGCCGTCGACCACGCGGGCGGGCGCTTCGACGCAGCCGGTCACGAGCTGCCCGTCGACGGCGTCGATCACGCGGATGGCGGCCCCCTCGGCGGGCAGTCGCAGCTCGGCGGCCGTCACCTCGCGGGCCTCGAACCGGTTGACGACCTCCACCGGCGGGCTCGGCAGCTTGGTCGAACCGGCCTGGGCGACCAGCCCGCCGTCGATCCACGTGCGTAGCACGCCGAACGTGGTGAGCGAGTCGACCTCGATGAAGTCCGCCGGGTCGCCGACGCGCAGCTGGCCCAAGTCCAGCGAGTAGTGCTCGACCGGGGTCACGCAGGCCGCACGCAGCGCGTCGTACGCGTCCACGCCGCCGGCCACGGCCCGCGCGACCAGCTTGTTGATGTGCCCCAGCAGCAGCTCGTCGGGGTGCTTGTCGTCGCTGCAGAGCATGGTCATGCCGGGGTGCTCGCCGATCAGCGTGTAGAGCGCGTCGAAGTTGCGGGCGGCGGAGCCCTCGCGGATCGAGATCTTGCAGCCGGCCGCCAGCTTGTCGAGCGCCTCCTCCTTGGTGAAGCACTCGTGGTCGGTGGTGATGCCGGCGGCGATGTACCGCGCAGCGTCGTCGCCGCGGAGGCCGGGCGCGTGCCCGTCGACCGGCTTGCCGCGGGACTTGGCGGCGGCGATCTTCGCCAGGCAGTCCGGGTCGCCGTTCAGCACGCCCGGGAAGTTCATCATCTCGCTGAGGTACGGGATGCGGGGGTCGTCGAGCAGCTGCTCCACCTCCTCGACCGTGATCGCGGCGCCGGCGGTCTCGAAGGTGGTGGCCGGCACACAGCTCGGGGCGCCGAAGTAGAACTTGAACGGCGACTGCTGCGCGTTGTCCAGCATGTACTGCACGCCTGCCACGCCCAGCACGTTGCCGATCTCGTGCGGGTCGCTCACCGTGGCCACCGTGCCGTGCACCACCGCCGCCCGGGCGAACTCGGTCGGCACGAGCATCGAGCTCTCCACGTGCACGTGCGCGTCGACAAAGCCAGGCATGAGGTATGTGGGCGGGGCGTCGGGCGTGTCGGTAATCTGGGCGATCCGGCCGCCCTCGACCCGCACGGTCACGGGTCGCGTGCGGCGCCCGGGGATATCGACCAACTGCCCTTGGACCTCGAAGTCTGCCATCGTCGCCGCCGCTGTGAGTAAGGTTGGGGAAGCCGCTGGGGAGCGGGCAATATGGCGGAATTGCGGCGACGCGTCGACCCGCGGGCGCCAGCAGCCGCGCGCGGCCGGCACGGGGGCGTTTGGAAAACTTTTTGGGTTACGACGACTTTTTGGAAAGGGCCGACCACGCCCGGGTCGATACCAATGCCAAGCAGTGTTCCAGGGGGGCCTGGCGCATCGCGACACGCAGCTGCTGCGCAGTCCGATCGCCGCATGACCGTCCCCGAGGAATCACCATGCGTGCCCGAATCGCTTTAGCATTCATCGTTCTCTTTGCTAGCATCCAGCCCGCCCGAGCCGAGCTCGTGTGGCAGGGCCAGGGTCAGGGCGTCGCCGCCGAGTCGTCGGCCGGCGCGGCCCGCTCGACCGCCCGCTTCCAGCGGCCGTCGATCGCCCAGCGGGCGAAGCGGGCGTCCGCTCAGGAGCCGGCTCAGCTCCCGGCCGCCGAGGCCACGCCGATCGCGGCCACCAACCAGCGGCAGGCGGCGTCGCGCGAGCTACCCACCGGCCAGCAGGGCCAGGTGGGCTACGTCTCGCAGGCCAGCCACACCCGCCGCACCGCGGCCCGCGTGATGCAGACCGCCGAAGAGAGCATCATGGCGCCCCGACCGGACGGCGCCTCGGCGCCGGTGTACGAATCGACCGAGCCGTACGACCCGGGCGTGCAGATGTTCTCCGACTCGTCCTGTGCCTGCGGCTGCGGCGACCCCGGTTGTGGGTTCGCCGAACCGGGCTGCGGCTTCGTGGAGCCCGGGTGCGGGTGCGTCGACGGCTGCTGCGACATGCCGAGCTGCGGCTACCCCACCGACGACTGCTGCTGCGGCGAGGTGGGTTGCGGCGGCGGCTGCTGCGACCCGGTGCTGGGCAACTGCGTCGAACGCGGCGCCATCCCGCTGTGCATCTACATCCCGCCGATCAAGGAGTTCACGTTCTTCACCGGCGTGCACGGCTTCAAGGGGCCGCTGGACGAGTACCGCGACCGCGGCAACTTCGGCATCCACGGCGGCCTGAACCTGGGCGGCAAGATGGCCTGGATCCCCTGGCCGGGCCTCGGCTACCAGGTGGGCTACCAGGCGGTCGGCAGCCAGTTCCACGGCAGCTCGGAGAACCCGCTGTACGACGACTCGCACACGCAGCACTTCCTGACCGCGGGCCTGTTCCGCCGCAACAAGGTTGGTTTCCAGTACGGCGTGGTGTACGACATGATGCGTGACGAGCGGATCGAGTCGGTCAGCTTCCACCAGGTCCGCGGCCAGATCAGCGTGATCAACCCGAAGTGCCACGAGCTGGGCTTCAAGTTCGCCGTCGGCAGCGACAGCCAGGAGATGACCGGCGTGGTCGGCACCGTGGGCCAGACGCGCACCTACCAGCCGATCGACCAGTACCTCGGCTTCTGGAAGTACCACGCCTGTGCCGGCGGCGAGTTCAGCCTGTACGCGGGCGGCGGCGGCGGCTACGGGATCTTCGGCGGCGAGATCTTCGCGCCGCTCAACCACACGTGGTCGCTGCAGACCGGCTTCACCTACCTCTCGCCGGGCGGCTCGGGCCAGTCGGCGGCCGAGGAGGAAGGCTGGAACCTGGGCCTGAACCTGGTGTGGCACTACGGCCACTCCGCCAAGCGTTGGTACAAGAGCCCGTGGCGTCCGATGTTCAGCGTGGCCGACAACGGCTCGTTCTTTGTCGACGACGACGATTGATCCCGACGGCGACCTGCCAGCCGTCGCTGATCGACCGAAGAGCCCACCCCGCGAGGGGTGGGCTTTTTTCGTTTGCGGCGCCCGATTGTTGCTGAAACCGGCCACCCCGCGCGGTCCAATGGTTGCTGACCATGGGTGTGCCGCCATTTGGAACGCCCGCGGTTCGCTGCGCCGCGTCTGGATCGGTTGGCTGGGGTGTCCGATCCGCCCCACCCAAAACGGACAAAACCCCCGCCGCCTTGTCTGGGAGGATTGTCGCAAGCGAATAATTGCAAAGCACTTACGAACGATCTGGGCAGCGGTGTGCCCCGGGTTTTGTCCCCTTCGCTCGTGTTTTTGGACAAAACAGAACGGACAAAACGCCCGGCTGCCAATTCCGAGGAGACGCGGTCAGTCGGCCGTCTGCTTCCAGGCCGCGGCCTCCTCGCCGTCGAGCCGGAGCGTGAGGCACTTTGCGCTGCCGCCGGCTTTGACGAACTCGCCCAGCGGGGTGGCGATCGGCGTGTAGCCTCGCTCCTTGAGCTGCTTGTGGAGTTGGGGGCAGCCGGCGTTCGTGACCACCGTCTTGCCAACCACCACGGCGTTGCAGGCGAACGAGCGGGCCTCGTCTGCCGCGACGGGGATGAGCGTCGGGACGTTGGCCTCGAGGACCTTCTGGCCGTATTCGTCGAACGCGCCAGGGAAATAGACGGCCTCGGATTGCGATAGCGGGCAGAAGCAGGTGTCGAGGTGGTAGTAGTACGGGTCGGCCAGCTCGAGCGGCAGCACCCGCACGCCGAGCATCTCGCCGATCTGCTGGTGGCCGCCGGCGTCGCTCCGCATACGGTAGCCGGCGTAGAGCGTGTCGCCGCAGAAGAGCGCGTCGCCGGCGCCCTCGAAGCTGAGGTCGGCGGGCGGGTCGTCGACCGAGAGGCCGTCGTGCTCGAGCCACGCGCGGTCGAGCGGCGTTTCGCCTTGCCGCTGCGGGTGCTTGAAGCGGGCCACGATCGCGCGGTCCCGGTAGACCATCGCGGCGTTGGCGGTGAACACCAGGTCGGGCAGGCCTTTGACGGGCGTCATGAGTTCGATCGACGCCCCGGCCGACTGGAGCGCGGCGCGCAGTCCGTCCCACTGCTCACCGGCCAGCTTGTGGTCCGCCTGCCGCTCGGTGCTCATCCAAGGATTGATTTCGTACTCGATGCCGTAGAACAGCGGCGGGCACATGAGGATGCGGGGCTGGTTTGCAGCGTGGGTACTAGCGGGCGTGGTCACGATTCACCTTACTAAGCCATCCATCGGTTTCGAGATACTAATCTGGAATGTCCCCACGGAGCTCCTCGCAAAACTGTGCGAAACCTTTCGCCGTTCGTTTGCCTTGTGGAGTCGTCGCAAGGTAACGACTAAGCCTAGACGGGCTCATGGCACCTTCATGCTCGATGTGAGAAATTCCTTCGGAGGTCGCTTGCCATAAGACGTGGTCTGAATGGAGGTGCTGGTCCCTTTTTGCATCTTGGAGGCAACGGCCGACAAAGTTGGGACACTCCCAACAATCGCCTATTCGGGGGAAGCAGTTTTCAGGCAGAAAGATGACGCTCCTTGCCGCTTTCTGCGAACCCAAGAGGCCGAATTCTCTCCAACACACGATCGCGTTTTCATGAACATGCCAGTGCTCTTCGGGACGGCTGTACCAGTAGAGCGGTAGGCTTGTTACGCCTGTCAGGAGCAGAAATGTCTTGAA
This genomic interval from Posidoniimonas corsicana contains the following:
- a CDS encoding serine/threonine protein kinase; the encoded protein is MAAHTIGGYEVVHTLGQGAAGAVHLVRSVESGDKYAMKVLHPEEAEKPSIQKRFVREAVVLQKLDHPNIVRFVECGIDDDELFIVMELVECGSLKSALKHYGKFPWRTAVKVAGQVSEGLAHAHSHGIIHRDLKPANVFLANDGRVKIGDFGLARDLNRHRLTLEAAAIGTCRYMAPEQIRCEDPLTGSVDLYSLGAILYQMVVGAPMFDGSTHTEVFEAHLSGEPPRLAEHSQDCPPELDALVASLVAKAPAGRPKDAQQVAAALLGILRAGGEGEQRDPRPKPSAPGKETIDELSIEMISDSTKFDTTL
- a CDS encoding DUF6666 family protein codes for the protein MRARIALAFIVLFASIQPARAELVWQGQGQGVAAESSAGAARSTARFQRPSIAQRAKRASAQEPAQLPAAEATPIAATNQRQAASRELPTGQQGQVGYVSQASHTRRTAARVMQTAEESIMAPRPDGASAPVYESTEPYDPGVQMFSDSSCACGCGDPGCGFAEPGCGFVEPGCGCVDGCCDMPSCGYPTDDCCCGEVGCGGGCCDPVLGNCVERGAIPLCIYIPPIKEFTFFTGVHGFKGPLDEYRDRGNFGIHGGLNLGGKMAWIPWPGLGYQVGYQAVGSQFHGSSENPLYDDSHTQHFLTAGLFRRNKVGFQYGVVYDMMRDERIESVSFHQVRGQISVINPKCHELGFKFAVGSDSQEMTGVVGTVGQTRTYQPIDQYLGFWKYHACAGGEFSLYAGGGGGYGIFGGEIFAPLNHTWSLQTGFTYLSPGGSGQSAAEEEGWNLGLNLVWHYGHSAKRWYKSPWRPMFSVADNGSFFVDDDD
- a CDS encoding serine/threonine-protein kinase; this translates as MTQRQIGDYELLDRLGEGAAGVAYHARHVETDQRVALKLLVDSVACEEEMQQRFVREATVAQKLDHPGIVHFHDCGIHDGQIYFAMELVDSGTLDDVLADGGSLPWREACEVAAQTCDALAHAHSRGVVHRDLKPANLFLTADGHVKVGDFGLARDNERHRLTIAGQTVGTCRYMAPEQVRGEDELTGAVDMYAVGCLLHMMTTNDCPFSGNTVVEIFEHHLFTAPPSLALRCPNCPPALEELTGRLLAKDAADRPTAEQARDALLAIVEGRDVQLPAAAADEPAPPEPNLTERLKANAAPEEKKVSSGRLLATAAILVVAAVLAFVASRG
- the hemB gene encoding porphobilinogen synthase, with product MSLPSYDSRGPFPHTRLRRLRRHAWSRDLVREHRLSAADLIWPVFVCEGSGQREPIASMPGVERLSVDLLPAAAARAAGLGIPAIAIFPATPPDKKTDDAREAFNAENLICRATRAVKQEVGDALGVVADVALDPYSSHGQDGLVEDGYVVNDETLDALTRQAVVQAQAGCDVIAPSDMMDGRVGRIRHALDEAGFDRVLIMSYAAKYASAFYGPFRDAVGSAGALGTGDKRTYQMDPANTDEALHEVALDLAEGADMVMVKPGMPYLDIVSRVKQQFRAPTYAYQVSGEYAMLSAAIGNGWLDRQKAVLESLVAFKRAGADGVLTYFAVEAAEWLREH
- a CDS encoding DUF1016 domain-containing protein; translated protein: MSDTPKPPPKISVGPFDFTSVGVRITGKPSLDAWKGPLQFALWCQRAGPWWIGDLLNAGEDGFGETFSQMCEGAISPEMINRYASVARRVPIRNRLASQSWSAHAAVARLDGPLQLRFLKQAEKEGWSSEELRVKVRDYMRRRGAG
- the ade gene encoding adenine deaminase — encoded protein: MADFEVQGQLVDIPGRRTRPVTVRVEGGRIAQITDTPDAPPTYLMPGFVDAHVHVESSMLVPTEFARAAVVHGTVATVSDPHEIGNVLGVAGVQYMLDNAQQSPFKFYFGAPSCVPATTFETAGAAITVEEVEQLLDDPRIPYLSEMMNFPGVLNGDPDCLAKIAAAKSRGKPVDGHAPGLRGDDAARYIAAGITTDHECFTKEEALDKLAAGCKISIREGSAARNFDALYTLIGEHPGMTMLCSDDKHPDELLLGHINKLVARAVAGGVDAYDALRAACVTPVEHYSLDLGQLRVGDPADFIEVDSLTTFGVLRTWIDGGLVAQAGSTKLPSPPVEVVNRFEAREVTAAELRLPAEGAAIRVIDAVDGQLVTGCVEAPARVVDGAVVSDADSDVLKMVVVNRYARADPAVAFVKNFGLTRGAIASSVAHDSHNVIAVGVSDDDLAAAINLVMRDGGGLSAACLADDQQASQPLPVAGLMATGDCQTVGEAYGRLDALVKSWGSPLRAPYMTLSFMALLVIPALKLSDKGLFDGGRFEFTPVFI
- a CDS encoding dimethylarginine dimethylaminohydrolase family protein, translating into MTTPASTHAANQPRILMCPPLFYGIEYEINPWMSTERQADHKLAGEQWDGLRAALQSAGASIELMTPVKGLPDLVFTANAAMVYRDRAIVARFKHPQRQGETPLDRAWLEHDGLSVDDPPADLSFEGAGDALFCGDTLYAGYRMRSDAGGHQQIGEMLGVRVLPLELADPYYYHLDTCFCPLSQSEAVYFPGAFDEYGQKVLEANVPTLIPVAADEARSFACNAVVVGKTVVTNAGCPQLHKQLKERGYTPIATPLGEFVKAGGSAKCLTLRLDGEEAAAWKQTAD